Genomic DNA from Coleofasciculaceae cyanobacterium:
TCCAACGATAGGGTAATACTCTTTTGAGATAGCGTCCAAAGCCTCCTAAACTTCCCTTTTGGTCTTCTTCTTGTTCGTAAAAGCGACTGTCATCGGGAGTAAGTAACAACATTACTCCATTGCCCCACCCAACGGTTAACTCACGACGAGTCAGATAGCGAATACCAACGCCAGGGTCAGCAACAATGTACTTTTTGCCTTTTTTACCGTATAAAACCACCCAATGGTAGCCTTTCCAGTGAATAATAGCTGGTAAAGGAATTTCAGATATGCGATCGATAATCTCTGTAGTTGCTTTAACTTGACGCACATTAAAGCCGAAAGCCTCTGCACCTCGGTTCAAACCTAACAAGGTAGTGCCTCTAGCACCCGTACCTACAGCTTCTCTGACTCGACTAATCGCAAAGGTGCGTCCGTAATGTTTGGCAACGGTAGCAACGCAAGCAGCCCCGCAGTCTTCTTCGCTGTGTTGCAATACGATTGGGTGTTTCATGTTTTTGCAGTAAGTAATTTAAGATCTGGTTTTTTGAACTATCTGTATAGTAGAAATCAAATCCCTAAAAAACGTCTGAAAAACGTCTCGAACTGCACCTAGACTTAATGGATAAATTCCTGCTGACTTTAGTAGATGAACTAAGTTAATTTCTCTATGACTAAAGTTAGAATTGAAAAAACCAAGGTGCGTCAATCTTCAATAACACACCCAATGCTATTTCCTTAAGTTCAGTCAAATAAACATTTTAATCTAGGATTTCTGCAAAATAATTTGCTTTGACATATGCAGAACCTTCAGTAAAGCCTCGACGATAATAAAGCAAAGCAGTAAACAGTAAATGTTTGATTGGGTCGAGATTTTTATGTATAGCGTTTTGCCATCCTAAACTGTAAAGCTCATAGCTCAAATAGCCAACGCGCTCAATCTGCATTCTATACCTCCATTTTTTCTTAAATGATCTTGAGTATTAAATTGATTTATTAGGTTACGAGCGATCGCATTTAATAACGCGCGATCGCGCTTACTTCTACGCTTGTTTTGTTGAACTATGTTATGGATTTTAAAGAGGAAATTTCCATTCCAAATTATAGAGAGAATTGGACTGATTGTTGATCTTAGTCATTGTTTTTATCCTAATAATTTGGGTTTACTTTAGTTATCTACCAGGCAAGAGTTGATAAAACAATTAGTAGTTAGTTAATTAACTTTTGCTTTGGTTTTTAACTATCTTGATCATAAAAAATAGAACTACTAAAAACATCTGAAATAAGTCCCTAACCTTAATCAACTAAATATATATACGGCTATAGCACTTTAGTTATAGTTAAATCGCCACCAGATTAGCTGCAAACCATCCACAAAAAAAAGACTCTTTGAGAGAAGAGCCTTGCTGAAATATTCTAGTCACAGAATTAGAGTGTGGTTGCGGAATAAGTTGGCAAAATTCAGTGTATTAAATCTAATAATTTCATTGAGTAGTGGGACGGTAGAAGTAATAATCGGCGGTGTAAGGCACGGCAATTTCCGTATTTTGACGATCGCGATCGCAACTTTCTTTAGGCATTACACCACCAGTTGTATGCAAACGCTGAATCCATTTTACGCTTGCCAATCTGCCATTACCTTGAGCAGATTCTATTTGCAGCAAAAACCAAGGAATTGAGTCATTTGAGACAATCTCCTCAGCTTTTATACCTGCGGTGATTTTACTACCATCGTTTGCTTCCCAGGTTGGGCCAGCGTAATGCGTTCCCAAAACTTCGCCCTGAGAATTAAATAGCTTGGCATCAGGAGCTTTTAAAGTCCACTCAAACTGCGATCCTGGGTTTGTATCCTGATTGCAAGTATAAATTTGCGCTCCTTGAGCCTCAGCTTTAAGTATGAGTTGTTGCCCAGTTGGCACTTGCAAATTTTTGGTTACTTGAGGATTGTCGTTAAGGTTACCACGAGCGACACTGCATAGCCCTAGGCTAATTACAGAGGCAATGACGCTAATATTTATCCATGAAAATTTCTGCATAAAAATTCTTGTGTTAATTGTTATTAAACAGTTCTGGGGAAAGATTTCGTATGGGCGATCGCAGTTATTAGAGTTATTGCTAAAGTTTTAAGCTGATCTTTTTACAACTTTGGACTATGGCAGGGCTTTAAAAGAGGATATTTCCTTGCCAAAATCACCAGTATTAACAGTTGTACCTGGCCCTACGTCAATGTATTTGCCCCCAAAATTTATATCCTCATAGAATCTCCATGTTTTATCATTAAAAATAGCAATAGATCCAGTAGCATCATTAAAACCAAATTCCCTTAAATCTTCTATTTTTTTATTACTGGCAAATCAAAATCCTTGTTTGTTTGATTCGGAGTATAAAGTCACATCTGTAACTGTTACTGCTCCACCAGAAATAGCAGCAGCAGATTCAGGAGAAATATCTTAAACACATTCAACGTTATGGAAATATTTTGATTGATTATTGTTTTTAGACATAAGTTTTTTCCTAATGATTTCAGTTGATTTTCTTGGTTTACCAAATAAAAGTCTTTGAAATAATTAGTAGTTAGGTAATCAACTTTTACTTTGGTCTTTAGCCATGTTTATATTAAAATTTTGAGTCAAATAAAGCATCTAACAAAGGTCTTTAATCTCTATCAACTAAATGAATATACGCTCTAATACTTTAGTTGTTTAGCCAAGTAGATTTTCTATCACTAAAGTCATAGTCATAATATGAAATTAACAGTAATAAGAAAAAAAAGACCCTTAAACGAAAGAGTCTTGCTTGAATATTGTGTTGTGTAGATAAAATTATGGATGGCGCGATCGTCATCGGTATTTATTAAGGTTGTATGGTTTCCATATCATAGACGGATCAACTTAACGGAAGTAATCCTATCATCATTAGCCCCAAGATTATAACTTCCTGGTGCTAAAAAACCTGTATCACCACCTCCGTCATCAGTAAAGAACTGCCATGTGCCCCTGTTAACTATGATTGATGAGACGGTATCGTTAAAAGTAGTTTCCCCACCATCAGGAAGCACACCAATGTTAACAAACTCTCCAGCAGCCCCGTTAGCTGTTAGCACGTCACCTGATAGACCCAATGCCTGTCCTTGCCCGTTAGGGTCTTTGTGGAAAACTATATCTGCACCTATAGCACTGGAATCAAAAGTTGGCCCTGCA
This window encodes:
- a CDS encoding DUF3455 domain-containing protein; the encoded protein is MQKFSWINISVIASVISLGLCSVARGNLNDNPQVTKNLQVPTGQQLILKAEAQGAQIYTCNQDTNPGSQFEWTLKAPDAKLFNSQGEVLGTHYAGPTWEANDGSKITAGIKAEEIVSNDSIPWFLLQIESAQGNGRLASVKWIQRLHTTGGVMPKESCDRDRQNTEIAVPYTADYYFYRPTTQ